Part of the Prevotella communis genome is shown below.
TTGATAAGGCTCACGCTGTCGGCTCCCTCTGCCTCTACTGCACGGGCAATCTCTGTAATATCCGTCACATTGGGTGATAGTTTGACAATCAGCGTCTTATGGTAAGCCTTACGAACAGCCTTTACCACGCTGGCAGCTCCAGCACAAGTCACACCAAAGGCCATACCACCATCCTTCACGTTAGGACACGAGATATTCAACTCGATAGCAGGAATATGCTCCAGCGCATCCACACGAGCAGCACACTCTGCATAATCCTCTGGCGAGGAACCACTGACATTCACAATATAATTGCCCTCCGTAGGCAACAGTTGGGGATAAATATGCTCACAGAAATAATCCACGCCCTTATTCTGCAGGCCTACGCAGTTCAACATACCCTGTGGCGTCTCTGCCATTCGCGGATAGTCATTGCCCTCACGAGGTTTCAGTGTAGTACCCTTCACAATGATACCACCAATACCTTTAAGATCTACAAAATCCTGGAACTCCAAACCATAGCCAAACGTACCAGAGGCAGTCATCACAGGGTTCTTCATTTTCAGAGCCCCAATATTTACTTCTAATCTTGCCATAACAATCTCTTTATATTAAATACGGGACCATCCTTACATACACACACATTCGTTGCCTCCGTGGTAGACGCATCTCCGTCGACTCTAACTTTCTCCACACAGCACAGGCAGGCGCCTAATCCGCAGGCCATCAGGTTCTCCAGGGATACCTCGCACTCAATGTCCTTTTCACGTGCATAACGAGCCACGGCCTTCATCATAGGTGTAGGACCACATACCTGAATCATATCAAATGATTCCTTCTGTAGCACGCTATGATTGGTAACAAAACCCTTCTCACCCATAGAACCGTCTTCTGTCGTTACTAATACGCGACCATATTTCTCAAACTCAGAGAGCATCAGCAAATCCTTTACAGAGCGGGCTCCAAGCAGGAACGTAATATCAACACCCTGTTCCTTGAGCAACTTACCAAGATAAAGAAGAGGAGCCACGCCAACGCCGCCACCAGCCAATAACATCCTGTGTCCCACGATTCGGTCGCAGGGAATCGTAAACCCATTACCCAGTGGCAGCACGCAATTCAGCTTGTCACCAGGCTTCATCTTTGCCAGCGTTTTTGTGCCTTCACCAACAGTAGCGACAAGCAGCCACAACTCGTTTTTCTCTTTATCTACAAAATTAATGGAAATAGGACGGCGCAGGAAAGT
Proteins encoded:
- a CDS encoding dihydroorotate dehydrogenase, encoding MARLEVNIGALKMKNPVMTASGTFGYGLEFQDFVDLKGIGGIIVKGTTLKPREGNDYPRMAETPQGMLNCVGLQNKGVDYFCEHIYPQLLPTEGNYIVNVSGSSPEDYAECAARVDALEHIPAIELNISCPNVKDGGMAFGVTCAGAASVVKAVRKAYHKTLIVKLSPNVTDITEIARAVEAEGADSVSLINTLMGMAVNIEKRCKTLSIGTGGLSGPCVKPVALRMVYQVAKAVKIPVIGLGGISTAEDAIEFLMCGARAIEIGTANFLDPAVTIKVRDGINDWLDKHGVADVNDIVGAIQ
- a CDS encoding dihydroorotate dehydrogenase electron transfer subunit yields the protein MKKYILDLTVRSVERVHERYVLIKLTQQDAFPPMNPGQFVEVRVDGSASTFLRRPISINFVDKEKNELWLLVATVGEGTKTLAKMKPGDKLNCVLPLGNGFTIPCDRIVGHRMLLAGGGVGVAPLLYLGKLLKEQGVDITFLLGARSVKDLLMLSEFEKYGRVLVTTEDGSMGEKGFVTNHSVLQKESFDMIQVCGPTPMMKAVARYAREKDIECEVSLENLMACGLGACLCCVEKVRVDGDASTTEATNVCVCKDGPVFNIKRLLWQD